From Salvelinus sp. IW2-2015 linkage group LG33, ASM291031v2, whole genome shotgun sequence, one genomic window encodes:
- the LOC111957706 gene encoding coiled-coil domain-containing protein 158-like isoform X7, whose translation MSSVSQNSIHKDSDLSIHKSSELFDDGLLHEIPTTTTTSTNDTSTVPKRYKNLDELSEELNRRTKETQMLQEEVEHATKIAMEQMGRTFPSSSPSQINYFPIFMDGSSEENSEVLSPYRPSLIQPLTYDRDGLDLKVVRSGVTFPGKDVLENVIEDYSQQVSELQKQLSEMCAFHEQQKFKLRQSIIKLQTKLHEVQIEKDALTDLRMKESRKQADVMGKMHAIIRALQINKQTGDQRLLEAEEEAKSQSRKAESMERILQEVHSTLLAYEKRCRNDLYTSHDALGVAVEKVLQDLEHENHNLRERFLLVEEQMETQEQKCQDKAEIRLKEQREKLEQLITRHDQEVAILTEKLSSSRSSASSLCVQVELLQKQGESQASVHQCQVKDLESAFSILRSDLLDGQRVHEDKVSALEKQLAEAQSQVEEAQRGRDGSLQQAEELDSQLCQLTSELRQAREELAHEKEETKQLWERDTGHNVTGDGLRRELEERRLGVQQLEVLVGSLKDDCQAQMEAQVLGEKHQWEQQEELAVLRGELKLTTDQLNRARDEELRLQALQGDRDQALKRVQALLEERDRELQLRQQEAQQGRARLEEAQGHCQALRAETEVLRLKLEDREKMVDLLRLQMESTTQMTVQHGRSIDSLHDEKRRLSNQLSEHKLEIQQLRTDLEQREQCLAVLEKERRVQQAGLSEQSHCDKELKLEKQKLTAELEMQRMQLVTLTEEHEELKRLHSSKSEEQEGVVVSLKAQLKTTRAEMDQARRTLEEADRHGLKVALGMQKQIKTKRDQVHSLQGRIQLLEETMDKMSQEKHYQSLESKRQLQELASVTEEKRQMAAELETVRSLERRLREKVAKLEATLHKMSGSVIDCQHFIQLQEQAFVRLKLQHAQDVKQELQGQNLRVTGNAQRSSPTSPTARNALPSTQHRSNFLLELKSQRLLESPTMELRSLVKELRRVISENPGPHTSIIKRTSAQERAHRTTLNEVTNFFTNNAKTTKGTYSRHGLLFLQARTSLLLRLCLATHRHLEPWHWAARPLYTHS comes from the exons ATGTCATCTGTATCTCAAAATTCCATACATAAAGATAGTGATTTATCTATCCATAAATCGTCTGAATTGTTTGATGATGGATTATTGCACGAgattccaacaacaacaacaacaa GTACAAATGACACCAGTACTGTCCCTAAAAGGTACAAGAATCTGGATGAGTTGAG TGAGGAGCTCAACAGACGAACCAAGGAGACCCAAATGCTGCAAGAAGAGGTGGAACATGCAACTAAAATTGCCATGGAGCAAATGGGACGCACATTTCCCAGCAGCTCACCCTCACAAataaattactttcccatttttATGG atggtTCATCAGAGGAGAACTCAGAAGTGCTGTCTCCGTACCGACCGTCTTTGATCCAGCCTCTTACATATGACCGAGATGGCCTGGATCTGAAGGTGGTCAGAAGTGGCGTAACCTTCCCTGGGAAAGATGTTTTGGAAAATGTAATAGAGGACTACTCTCAGCAGGTGTCGGAGCTCCAAAAGCAGCTGAGTGAG ATGTGTGCTTTTCATGAACAGCAGAAGTTCAAATTGCGTCAGTCCATCATCAAGCTACAGACAAAGTTGCATGAGGTCCAGATTGAGAAAGATGCCCTGACTGATCTAAG GATGAAAGAGAGCAGAAAACAGGCAGATGTAATGGGGAAAATGCATGCAATAATCAGAGCGCTGCAAATCAATAAACAGACAGGGGACCAGAGGCTACTGGAGGCTGAGGAGGAAGCAAAGTCACAAAGCAGGAAAGCAGAGTCAATGGAGCGTATACTACAGGAGGTTCACTCCACACTGTTGGCTTATGAGAAACGGTGTAGAAACGATTTGTACACCAGCCATGACGCACTGGGAGTTGCGGTGGAGAAAGTATTACAGGACTTGGAGCATGAGAATCACAATCTGAGAGAAAGATTCCTGCTG GTGGAAGAGCAGATGGAGACTCAAGAACAGAaatgccaagataaagcagagaTACGGTTGAAGGAGCAAAGGGAAAA ACTGGAGCAGCTTATTACCCGTCATGACCAGGAGGTGGCGATATTGACTGAGAAATTGAGCAGCTCCCGAAGCAGTGCCTCCAGTTTGTGTGTCCAGGTGGAATTGTTACA AAAACAAGGTGAGAGTCAGGCTTCGGTGCACCAGTGTCAGGTCAAGGACTTGGAGTCAGCTTTCTCCATCCTGCGCTCCGATCTACTGGATGGCCAGCGGGTCCATGAAGACAAG GTGAGTGCTCTGGAGAAGCAGTTGGCTGAGGCCCAGTCTCAGGTGGAGGAggcccagagagggagagacggatcTCTCCAGCAGGCAGAGGAGCTGGACTCTCAGCTCTGCCAGCTCACG TCAGAGCTCCGGCAGGCTCGTGAGGAGTTGGCCCACGAGAAGGAGGAGACCAAACAGCTGTGGGAGCGGGACACGGGCCACAATGTGACCGGCGACGGGCTGCGCAGGGAGCTGGAGGAGCGACGCCTGGGGGTGCAGCAGCTGGAGGTTCTGGTGGGATCTCTCAAAGACGACTGCCAGGCACAGATGGAGGCTCAG GTGTTGGGCGAGAAGCATCAATGGGAGCAGCAGGAGGAGCTGGCTGTGCTGCGAGGGGAGCTGAAACTGACCACAGACCAGCTGAACAGGGCCAGGGACGAGGAGCTGAGACTGCAGGCCCTACAGGGGGACCGGGACCAGGCGCTAAAGAGGGTCCAGgcgctgctggaggagagggacagggagctgCAGCTGAGGCAACAGGAGGCGCAGCAGGGCCGGGCCAGGCTGGAGGAGGCCCAGGGCCACTGCCAGGCCCTCAGGGCAGAGACTGAGGTGCTGAGGCTCAAGCTGGAGGACCGGGAGAAGATGGTGGACCTGCTGCGGCTGCAGATGGAGAGCACCACCCAGATGACGGTACAGCATGGACGTAGCATTGACTCCCTGCACGACGAGAAGAGGCGCCTCAGCAACCAGCTCAGTGAGCACAAGCTGGAGATCCAACAGCTAAGG ACAGACTTGGAGCAGCGTGAGCAGTGTTTGGCAGTGCTGGAGAAGGAGAGGCGAGTGCAGCAGGCTGGCCTGTCCGAACAGAGCCACTGTGACAAGGAGCTAAAGCTGGAGAAACAGAAGCTCACCGCTGAGCTAGAGATGCAACGCATGCAACTGGTCACCCTCACAG AGGAGCATGAGGAGTTGAAGAGGCTCCACAGCAGTAAGAGTGAGGAGCAGGAGGGTGTGGTGGTGAGTCTCAAAGCCCAGCTGAAGACCACCCGGGCTGAGATGGACCAGGCCAGGAGGACCCTAGAGGAGGCGGACAGACACG GCCTGAAGGTTGCCTTGGGAATGCAGAAGCAGATAAAAACTAAGCGAGACCAGGTCCACTCTCTCCAGGGCCGAATCCAACTACTGGAGGAAACCATGGACAAAATGAGCCAG GAAAAGCATTACCAGAGTCTGGAGAGTAAGCGGCAGCTCCAGGAGCTGGCCTCAGtcacagaggagaagagacagatggCAGCTGAGTTGGAGACCGTCCGTTCCCTAGAGAGACGGCTCAGGGAGAAAGTGGCCAAACTGGAGGCAACCCTACACAAG ATGTCTGGGAGCGTTATTGACTGTCAACACTTCATCCAGTTGCAAGAGCAGGCGTTTGTGCGACTGAAGCTGCAGCATGCTCAGGATGTGAAG CAGGAGCTGCAGGGTCAAAACCTGCGAGTTACAGGGAATGCTCAGCGTTCTTCCCCTACAAGCCCAACAGCCCGGAATGCACTACCCTCAACCCAGCACCGCTCTAACTTCCTGCTAGAG TTGAAGTCTCAGCGGCTGCTTGAAAGCCCCACTATGGAGCTGCGTTCTCTAGTCAAAGAGCTGCGACGTGTGATTTCTGAGAACCCCGGACCACACACCAGCATTATCAAAAGGACGTCTGCTCAAGAGAGAGCGCACAGGACCACCCT CAATGAAGTCACCAATTTTTTTACAAACAATGCCAAAACGACAAAGGGGACCTACAGCAG ACATGGTTTGCTATTTCTACAGGCCAGGACTTCTCTTTTGTTGCGTCTCTGCCTTGCTACACATCGTCACCTCGAGCCATGGCACTGGGCCGCACGTCCCCTGTACACTCACTCCTGA